One genomic segment of Thermodesulfobacterium sp. TA1 includes these proteins:
- the ruvA gene encoding Holliday junction branch migration protein RuvA, with the protein MFFCINGVLRSVFPPNKVILEPLPFFSVEVFVPLNLVEVLRANFINQTVNLYVVSFIRKNEFLELYGFLDKETRDLFIKLNTLSKIGPKLALNLLSVFSPERLRQVVLEKQWKELAKVPGIGPKRAEKLFLDLKNLFLKPTFKGMTLPPEKEMVLEEAKACLLSLGFGSKEVEPILYKVFEEGDTLDELVKKALKELAPSLKEESFE; encoded by the coding sequence TTGTTTTTCTGTATAAACGGGGTTTTAAGAAGTGTTTTTCCTCCTAACAAAGTGATCCTTGAGCCTTTACCTTTTTTTAGTGTTGAAGTTTTTGTTCCTTTAAACTTAGTAGAAGTGCTTAGAGCCAACTTTATTAACCAAACCGTAAACCTTTATGTGGTTAGTTTTATCAGAAAAAACGAATTTTTAGAGCTTTACGGATTTTTAGATAAGGAGACCCGAGACCTTTTTATAAAACTTAATACCCTTTCTAAAATTGGGCCTAAGCTTGCGTTAAACTTACTTTCTGTTTTTTCTCCCGAAAGGTTAAGACAGGTAGTTCTCGAAAAACAGTGGAAAGAACTGGCTAAGGTACCTGGTATAGGACCTAAAAGGGCAGAAAAACTTTTTTTAGACCTGAAAAACCTTTTTTTAAAACCAACCTTTAAAGGAATGACCTTGCCTCCTGAAAAAGAAATGGTCCTTGAAGAGGCTAAAGCTTGCCTTTTATCTTTAGGTTTTGGTTCTAAAGAGGTAGAACCGATTCTGTATAAGGTTTTTGAAGAAGGAGATACCTTAGACGAGTTGGTTAAAAAAGCTTTAAAAGAATTAGCCCCAAGTCTTAAAGAAGAAAGTTTTGAATAA
- a CDS encoding cytochrome b N-terminal domain-containing protein, giving the protein MRLFNQDRCSKINLFIANLSLISLLISILSGIVVSYHYFYTDPLYSVIRLEATVPFGRFFRNLHYFSSQIALVSTFFHMIDSLLKGWHHRKNFISWFFLVISFVVLLFLVFTGYVIRFDEVGKLAGNIAENLCLSIPWIGSFLRDLIFPISKGGLYRVYLAHIYGSFLLAIGLFVWHTSLKRIFSLAYVPYLYLNLILSLFLYMPLETEKGKFLVTGPWFFLGAQGLLKFFPPLSVLGFLFLALILVIFLGFKPLRRFNPWMMIILILWSMVYLIFSLLIYRDANF; this is encoded by the coding sequence TTGAGGTTATTTAACCAGGATCGTTGTTCTAAAATAAATCTTTTTATAGCTAACCTTTCTTTGATAAGCCTTTTAATCTCGATTTTATCAGGTATAGTAGTAAGCTACCATTATTTTTACACCGACCCACTCTATAGTGTAATCAGGTTAGAAGCTACAGTCCCTTTTGGCAGATTTTTTAGAAATCTTCATTATTTTTCTTCTCAGATAGCTTTGGTATCCACCTTCTTTCATATGATAGACAGCCTTTTAAAGGGATGGCATCATAGAAAAAATTTTATCTCTTGGTTTTTTTTGGTTATAAGCTTTGTGGTCCTTCTTTTTTTAGTTTTTACCGGATATGTCATCAGGTTTGATGAAGTAGGAAAACTTGCAGGCAATATAGCAGAAAATCTTTGCTTAAGTATACCTTGGATAGGTAGTTTCCTAAGAGACCTAATTTTTCCTATCTCTAAAGGAGGTCTTTATAGAGTTTATTTAGCACATATCTATGGTTCTTTTCTCTTGGCTATCGGACTTTTTGTCTGGCATACCTCTCTAAAAAGGATTTTTAGTTTAGCTTATGTGCCTTATCTTTATTTAAACCTTATTTTATCTTTATTTTTATATATGCCTCTTGAAACCGAGAAAGGAAAGTTCTTGGTTACTGGACCTTGGTTTTTCTTAGGAGCTCAAGGCCTTTTAAAATTCTTCCCTCCTTTATCGGTCCTTGGTTTCCTTTTTTTGGCGTTGATTTTAGTTATTTTTTTAGGATTTAAACCTTTAAGAAGGTTTAATCCCTGGATGATGATTATCTTGATTTTATGGAGTATGGTTTACCTTATCTTTAGCCTTCTCATCTACAGAGATGCCAATTTTTAA
- the ribD gene encoding bifunctional diaminohydroxyphosphoribosylaminopyrimidine deaminase/5-amino-6-(5-phosphoribosylamino)uracil reductase RibD, producing the protein MKRLSDEFLMKLAIKEAKKGLGYTSPNPVVGAVLVDPITQEVIARGYHQRYGGPHAEVVAIEKAKGQTQGAILYVTLEPCNHYGKTPPCTQKILSSGIKKVVCGIRDPNPIAKGGLEFLSSKGIEVKTGVLEKEVKILTRFFLSRVLRKRPWVLMKVAASLDGKIAISTGDSKWITGEEARKYTHKLRGMFDAILVGKNTVLKDDPLLTCRLNKGKNPIRIILDTHLSLNLDYKVFKTLNEAQTIVACQEKVPSEKVAIFEKAGVILWKLPLKEGQIDLKALMEKCLEFGINSLMVEGGAKVHGSFLKERLVDEVCYMIGPLIIGDKEGIPAVEGKPLKCLKEAIRLHEVKVKRLGDSYMFHGYTEEGLRLIETPLR; encoded by the coding sequence ATGAAGAGGCTTTCTGACGAATTTCTCATGAAACTCGCTATCAAAGAAGCCAAAAAAGGGCTGGGTTATACCTCCCCTAATCCAGTAGTAGGAGCGGTTTTGGTAGACCCTATTACCCAGGAAGTAATAGCCAGAGGTTATCATCAACGCTATGGAGGTCCTCATGCTGAGGTAGTAGCCATAGAAAAGGCTAAAGGTCAAACCCAAGGGGCAATACTTTATGTTACTTTAGAACCTTGCAATCACTACGGCAAAACCCCTCCTTGCACCCAAAAAATCTTATCAAGTGGTATTAAAAAGGTGGTCTGTGGAATAAGAGACCCAAACCCTATCGCTAAAGGTGGGCTTGAATTTCTTTCTTCTAAAGGAATTGAGGTAAAAACCGGTGTTTTAGAAAAAGAAGTAAAAATACTGACTCGGTTTTTCCTTAGCAGGGTTTTAAGGAAAAGACCTTGGGTTTTGATGAAAGTAGCCGCAAGCTTAGACGGAAAAATCGCTATTTCTACCGGAGATTCTAAATGGATTACAGGAGAAGAGGCAAGAAAATATACCCATAAACTAAGGGGTATGTTTGATGCTATCCTTGTAGGGAAAAATACGGTTTTAAAAGATGACCCACTCCTTACCTGCAGGTTAAATAAAGGCAAAAACCCCATAAGGATAATTCTCGATACTCATCTTAGCTTAAACTTAGATTATAAAGTTTTCAAAACTTTGAACGAGGCTCAGACTATCGTAGCTTGCCAAGAAAAAGTTCCTTCAGAAAAGGTAGCTATCTTTGAAAAAGCAGGGGTTATCCTTTGGAAGCTTCCGCTAAAGGAGGGGCAGATAGACCTAAAGGCTCTTATGGAGAAATGCTTAGAATTTGGTATAAATTCTTTGATGGTAGAAGGTGGAGCCAAGGTCCATGGGAGTTTTTTAAAAGAGCGGTTGGTTGATGAGGTCTGTTATATGATAGGCCCCCTTATTATAGGAGATAAAGAAGGTATTCCTGCCGTAGAAGGTAAACCTTTAAAATGTCTAAAAGAGGCTATAAGACTTCATGAGGTTAAGGTAAAAAGATTAGGAGACTCATATATGTTTCATGGATATACAGAAGAGGGTTTGCGACTTATTGAAACTCCTTTAAGATAG
- a CDS encoding tetratricopeptide repeat protein, whose product MNLGDKLLYYSEKLQHFFDRYLRLILVGIVIFVALGGLWGGIRYYLAKKEKEAAFELIKAVQSPNLIASLEQIKQKYPNTPAGVVSGLILSDYYYQQKNFNKTQEILHLLKKTYPEKVKGLVWYYEAKIAESQGSWEKAFGLYQKIDQKYPELQDLILLDLGRAAEKLGKTQIAKDYYQKALNQVKDEVLKGIAETKLNQL is encoded by the coding sequence ATGAACTTAGGGGACAAACTTTTATATTATTCTGAGAAACTACAACACTTTTTTGACCGTTATTTAAGACTCATTTTAGTTGGGATCGTCATCTTTGTAGCCTTAGGGGGTTTATGGGGTGGAATTAGGTATTACTTAGCCAAAAAAGAAAAGGAGGCTGCCTTTGAGCTTATCAAGGCTGTGCAAAGCCCAAATTTAATAGCCTCTTTAGAGCAAATAAAACAAAAATATCCCAACACCCCTGCAGGTGTAGTCTCTGGTTTAATTCTTTCAGATTATTACTATCAACAAAAAAATTTTAATAAAACCCAAGAAATCCTTCACTTATTAAAAAAAACCTATCCAGAAAAAGTAAAAGGCCTTGTCTGGTATTATGAGGCTAAAATAGCAGAATCCCAAGGTAGTTGGGAAAAAGCCTTTGGATTATACCAAAAAATAGACCAAAAATATCCTGAACTTCAGGATCTTATTCTATTAGACTTAGGGAGGGCTGCAGAAAAATTGGGAAAAACCCAAATAGCTAAGGATTACTATCAAAAAGCCCTTAATCAAGTAAAAGATGAGGTGTTAAAAGGAATAGCAGAGACAAAACTAAACCAGCTTTAA
- a CDS encoding crossover junction endodeoxyribonuclease RuvC, which yields MKILGIDPGINHLGYACLEKVLQGFQVKAWGTISPPEDFSLPQKLAFIFEELKQIIITFNPDFLAVEEVFTRGSGSSTLKLSQAQAIILLLSGLYNLRVKTFNPKEIKSFLTQNGNAKKKDMMNRINLLIQQGFLSFAEKSEGIKLDSHRVDALSVALFLSFEVGGKGCFSV from the coding sequence ATGAAAATTTTGGGGATAGACCCAGGTATAAACCATTTAGGTTATGCTTGCTTAGAAAAAGTTTTGCAAGGATTTCAGGTCAAGGCTTGGGGGACAATTAGTCCCCCTGAAGATTTTAGTCTTCCCCAAAAACTGGCTTTTATTTTTGAGGAGCTTAAACAAATTATTATTACTTTTAATCCTGATTTTTTAGCGGTAGAGGAGGTGTTTACCCGCGGTTCCGGAAGTTCTACCTTAAAGCTTTCTCAGGCCCAAGCGATAATCTTACTTCTTTCTGGGCTATACAATCTAAGAGTAAAAACTTTTAATCCTAAGGAGATAAAAAGTTTTTTAACCCAAAACGGGAATGCCAAAAAAAAAGATATGATGAACCGAATTAACTTGTTAATCCAACAAGGATTTCTTTCTTTTGCAGAGAAAAGTGAAGGGATTAAGTTAGACTCACATAGGGTAGACGCTTTATCCGTTGCGCTTTTCCTGTCTTTTGAAGTCGGGGGTAAAGGTTGTTTTTCTGTATAA
- a CDS encoding DUF1992 domain-containing protein, with protein MSLLIFKRLAEERIREAMENGEFDNLELKGKPLKLEENPFIPEDLRVVYKILQNAGFLPKEVELRKEISKLEELLEEDLQDAYSKIKKLSTLLFHLNQIKKGPINIPDEYFNKVAEKIKLAKEKAKEPTEKKEINWMKLQTFLYISSLKPRRK; from the coding sequence ATGAGCCTTCTTATTTTTAAAAGGCTTGCCGAAGAAAGAATAAGAGAAGCTATGGAAAACGGAGAGTTTGACAACCTCGAACTTAAAGGCAAACCTCTGAAACTTGAAGAAAATCCCTTTATTCCTGAAGACTTAAGAGTGGTCTATAAAATACTACAAAACGCAGGCTTTTTGCCTAAAGAAGTAGAGCTTAGAAAGGAGATTTCTAAATTGGAAGAACTCTTAGAAGAAGACCTTCAAGATGCTTACTCAAAAATCAAAAAACTTTCTACCCTTCTTTTCCATCTAAACCAAATAAAAAAAGGGCCTATCAACATCCCTGACGAATACTTTAATAAAGTAGCTGAAAAAATTAAACTTGCAAAGGAAAAAGCTAAAGAACCTACCGAAAAAAAAGAAATAAATTGGATGAAATTACAAACCTTTCTTTACATCTCCTCTTTAAAACCTAGAAGAAAGTAA
- a CDS encoding rhodanese-like domain-containing protein, with protein sequence MKRIFQKLVLGLLVSFIWLGQGLAYDVDLAKKFDAFFSNLTPEVIAKKPCMISVKDLFIMLEKKEPFVVLDIRTPQEKQIIKVSLPNTIEIPMHELFKEENLKKLPKDRIIVVICHTGTRAVAASLPLNILGYKTLVLDGGISELAKAAGRSVVGLSW encoded by the coding sequence ATGAAAAGAATTTTTCAAAAATTAGTTTTAGGTTTATTGGTATCTTTTATATGGTTAGGGCAGGGGTTGGCTTATGATGTAGACCTTGCTAAAAAATTTGATGCCTTTTTTTCTAACCTTACCCCAGAGGTAATAGCTAAAAAACCTTGTATGATAAGCGTAAAAGACCTTTTTATAATGCTTGAGAAAAAAGAGCCCTTTGTAGTCTTAGACATAAGAACCCCTCAAGAAAAGCAAATCATCAAGGTTTCTCTTCCTAATACTATAGAAATCCCTATGCACGAACTTTTTAAAGAAGAAAACCTAAAAAAACTTCCTAAGGATCGGATAATAGTGGTAATTTGTCATACCGGAACAAGGGCTGTAGCTGCAAGCCTGCCTTTAAACATTTTAGGATATAAAACTTTGGTTCTTGACGGTGGAATTTCTGAACTTGCTAAAGCAGCCGGAAGAAGCGTAGTGGGGCTTAGTTGGTAA
- a CDS encoding hydrolase has protein sequence MDWEKYFIRPEEAVLVIVDVQEKLVKAMEEKVVSKVIKNISILIEVAKGLGIPIMITEQYPKGLGPTIEEIKTVLPEYTSIEKITFDCCGEQRFLESLEAFGRRKVILTGMETHICVYQTALSLLNKGYCVFLPKDAVCSRREENWKTGLQLSILAGALPVDTETITFQLLQRAGTEEFKKLSVYFK, from the coding sequence ATGGATTGGGAAAAATATTTTATTAGACCTGAAGAGGCGGTTTTAGTTATAGTAGACGTACAAGAAAAATTGGTTAAGGCTATGGAAGAAAAGGTAGTTTCAAAAGTAATAAAAAACATTTCTATCCTTATAGAAGTTGCTAAGGGTTTGGGTATTCCTATAATGATTACTGAACAATATCCTAAAGGGCTTGGTCCAACCATAGAAGAGATAAAAACGGTTCTTCCAGAATATACTTCTATAGAAAAAATAACCTTTGATTGTTGTGGAGAACAAAGGTTTTTAGAAAGTTTAGAGGCTTTTGGACGCCGTAAGGTAATCCTTACAGGGATGGAAACCCATATTTGTGTTTATCAAACCGCTTTAAGCCTTCTTAATAAAGGATATTGTGTGTTTTTACCTAAGGATGCGGTATGTAGCCGAAGGGAGGAAAACTGGAAAACAGGCCTTCAACTTAGCATCCTTGCAGGGGCTCTGCCTGTTGATACCGAAACCATTACTTTTCAACTTTTACAAAGAGCAGGAACCGAGGAGTTTAAAAAGCTATCTGTTTATTTTAAATAG
- a CDS encoding YebC/PmpR family DNA-binding transcriptional regulator, whose protein sequence is MAGHSHWAQIKRKKAVQDAKRGQMFTKLIREIIIAVRTGGSGDPELNPRLRTAIQAARAANMPKENIERAIKKALGQEEGTNYEEAILEGYGPGGVAILVHAITDNRRRTVSEVRHIFSKNGGNLAEPGAVSWIFEHKGLIVVPKKDEEKVLEIAIEKGAEDTKEYESEIEIITEPSQFEEVKKALEEASIEILSAKLTLVPKTLVPISDEQTASTLLKLIEALDDNDDVQQVYANFDIPENIMEKLNR, encoded by the coding sequence ATGGCTGGACATTCCCATTGGGCTCAGATAAAAAGAAAAAAGGCTGTACAAGACGCTAAAAGAGGTCAGATGTTTACAAAGTTAATTAGAGAAATCATCATTGCGGTAAGAACCGGAGGAAGTGGAGACCCAGAACTTAATCCAAGGTTAAGGACAGCCATCCAAGCAGCAAGAGCAGCTAATATGCCTAAGGAAAACATAGAAAGAGCCATCAAAAAGGCTTTAGGACAAGAAGAAGGAACCAATTATGAAGAAGCGATTTTAGAGGGTTATGGACCAGGAGGAGTGGCTATTTTAGTGCATGCTATTACTGATAATAGAAGAAGAACGGTCTCTGAGGTAAGACATATCTTTAGTAAAAATGGTGGTAACCTTGCAGAGCCAGGAGCGGTTTCTTGGATTTTTGAGCATAAAGGATTGATAGTAGTTCCCAAAAAAGACGAAGAAAAGGTCCTGGAAATAGCCATAGAAAAAGGGGCTGAAGATACCAAAGAATACGAAAGCGAAATAGAAATCATTACTGAGCCCTCTCAATTTGAAGAAGTGAAAAAAGCCTTAGAAGAAGCCAGTATAGAAATCCTTTCTGCTAAACTTACCTTGGTTCCAAAAACTCTTGTGCCTATCTCTGACGAACAAACCGCCAGCACTCTTTTAAAACTGATAGAGGCCCTTGATGATAATGATGACGTCCAGCAAGTTTATGCTAACTTTGATATCCCAGAAAATATCATGGAAAAATTGAATAGATGA
- a CDS encoding MFS transporter, with protein sequence MKKTSTEAKKLFYLGFIYFFSGLPFGFFYTFIPVFLRTEGVSLVNIGLFSLASLPWSLRLVWAPFIDRYLHKSLWMGFSLVGIGVSVLFLSLVSPQDELFFSCLFLLCFFSSVFDTAADGFVVEWIAQEALGKANGLRIAAYRVSLIVFGGGLVAISHYLGFKPIFYLIFMIGLSVGSFLSLNPFLKHKISQKPHSLKEQFILPVKEILKRKGAFYLFLFVFSYKIGDSLLGAMVYPFWVDRGFSRLEIGMIAGTIGSLLTILGSLLGGYLSSQWTVKKSLLILGFFQAFSNLGYTLASIPTLPKQTVYLASIIESFTGGLGTAAFLTFLTKLCQKEFSATQYAVFSTLFSLSLTFSRSLSGFLTTYLGYTFFFGLTFLISLPAFLLIPKITKDLNSKPF encoded by the coding sequence ATGAAAAAAACATCTACAGAAGCCAAAAAACTTTTTTATTTAGGTTTTATCTACTTTTTTTCAGGGCTTCCTTTTGGTTTTTTCTATACTTTTATCCCTGTATTTTTAAGAACCGAAGGGGTTAGTTTAGTAAACATCGGCCTTTTTTCTTTAGCCAGCCTTCCCTGGAGTTTAAGGCTTGTTTGGGCTCCTTTTATAGACCGGTATCTTCATAAAAGCCTTTGGATGGGATTTTCTTTAGTAGGTATAGGAGTAAGTGTCTTGTTTTTAAGCCTTGTTTCTCCTCAAGATGAACTATTTTTTTCTTGTCTTTTTCTACTCTGTTTCTTCTCTTCGGTTTTTGATACTGCAGCCGACGGGTTTGTGGTGGAATGGATAGCCCAAGAAGCCTTAGGAAAGGCTAATGGATTAAGGATTGCAGCCTACCGGGTATCCTTAATCGTTTTTGGAGGTGGGTTGGTAGCGATAAGTCATTACTTAGGTTTTAAACCCATTTTTTATCTCATCTTTATGATAGGTTTATCAGTAGGGAGTTTTCTATCCTTAAATCCTTTTCTCAAACACAAAATATCACAAAAGCCTCACTCTTTAAAAGAGCAATTTATCTTGCCTGTTAAGGAAATCCTAAAAAGAAAAGGGGCATTTTATCTTTTTTTGTTTGTATTTAGCTATAAGATTGGGGACTCCCTTCTTGGGGCTATGGTCTATCCCTTTTGGGTAGACCGAGGCTTTTCCCGTTTAGAAATAGGGATGATAGCAGGAACGATTGGGAGTCTTCTTACCATTCTTGGTTCTCTTTTAGGGGGTTATCTCTCAAGCCAATGGACGGTTAAAAAATCTTTGCTGATATTAGGTTTTTTTCAGGCCTTTTCTAACTTAGGCTACACCTTAGCCTCTATCCCTACCTTACCTAAGCAAACTGTTTATTTGGCTTCCATCATAGAAAGTTTTACCGGAGGACTTGGGACGGCAGCCTTTCTCACCTTTCTTACCAAACTTTGCCAAAAAGAATTTTCTGCAACTCAGTATGCAGTGTTTTCTACCCTCTTTAGCCTTTCTTTAACCTTTTCAAGAAGTCTATCAGGTTTTTTAACCACTTATTTGGGGTACACCTTCTTTTTTGGACTAACCTTCTTGATTTCTTTACCTGCCTTTCTTTTGATACCTAAAATAACCAAAGACCTAAACTCTAAACCTTTTTAG
- a CDS encoding ubiquinol-cytochrome c reductase iron-sulfur subunit yields the protein MKTNRRSVLRLFSLGVLGFLTYGVFKNLTTLSSPPPKKVWISFEEIEKAKGILFKDSFIILKTEGEVRVFSRRCPHLGCLLNYSSEESLIVCPCHQSKFNLKGKFLSGPAKKDLQTYNFRLNSKGLEVEVI from the coding sequence ATGAAGACGAATAGAAGAAGTGTTTTAAGACTTTTTTCTTTAGGGGTTTTAGGGTTTTTGACCTATGGGGTTTTTAAAAACCTTACCACTTTATCCTCTCCCCCTCCTAAGAAGGTTTGGATTTCCTTTGAAGAGATCGAAAAGGCTAAAGGGATCCTTTTTAAGGATAGTTTTATTATTTTAAAAACCGAGGGAGAGGTTCGGGTTTTTTCTAGAAGATGTCCACATTTAGGCTGTTTGCTTAACTATTCTTCTGAAGAAAGCTTGATTGTTTGTCCGTGTCATCAGAGCAAGTTTAACCTAAAAGGAAAATTTCTTTCAGGTCCTGCTAAAAAAGATCTTCAAACCTATAATTTTAGGCTTAACTCTAAGGGTTTAGAGGTTGAGGTTATTTAA
- a CDS encoding 50S ribosomal protein L11 methyltransferase: MIYEIAVKAPKDKEEEIEEFFYQRLSQGWETSYQEDEVVFKFYFKEDSPELEEIEKALAKYPFVEIEYRLLEEKNWAEIWKANFKPLKVGRHLWVVPPWEKGFSSQGEVIIWIEPGQAFGTGHHPTTQMMLEHIELFSLTKEKEYPYKVLDLGCGTGILAITCAKLLPKAQVWAVDIDEEAIKACLDNLKLNQVEGRVLVGTKVPVEKFDLIIANIGYRELKNLAPKVVELSEKDKTNLFLTGILNEDSEEIVKLYESLGYRLFSQKSLKEWSFLWMIF, encoded by the coding sequence ATGATTTATGAAATAGCGGTTAAAGCCCCTAAGGATAAAGAAGAAGAGATAGAAGAGTTTTTTTATCAAAGGTTATCTCAAGGTTGGGAAACCTCTTATCAAGAGGATGAAGTAGTTTTTAAGTTTTATTTTAAAGAAGATAGCCCAGAGTTAGAGGAAATAGAAAAAGCACTGGCTAAGTATCCTTTTGTGGAAATAGAATATAGGCTGCTTGAAGAAAAAAACTGGGCAGAAATTTGGAAGGCAAACTTTAAACCTTTAAAAGTAGGAAGGCATCTTTGGGTGGTTCCCCCTTGGGAAAAAGGTTTTAGCAGCCAAGGTGAGGTGATTATTTGGATAGAACCTGGACAAGCCTTTGGCACCGGCCATCACCCCACCACCCAGATGATGCTTGAACATATAGAGCTATTTTCTTTAACCAAAGAAAAAGAATATCCGTATAAGGTGCTTGACCTTGGTTGTGGCACAGGTATTTTAGCCATAACTTGTGCTAAGCTTTTACCTAAGGCTCAAGTCTGGGCAGTAGACATAGACGAAGAGGCTATTAAGGCATGTTTAGACAACCTTAAGTTAAACCAAGTAGAAGGAAGGGTGTTAGTAGGAACTAAGGTGCCGGTTGAAAAGTTTGATTTAATAATAGCTAACATAGGTTATAGAGAACTTAAAAACCTTGCCCCTAAAGTGGTTGAACTTTCCGAAAAAGATAAAACCAACCTTTTTTTGACGGGTATATTAAACGAAGACTCTGAAGAGATTGTCAAGCTTTATGAAAGTCTTGGTTATAGGTTGTTTAGTCAGAAAAGTTTAAAAGAATGGTCTTTTTTATGGATGATATTTTAA
- a CDS encoding flavin reductase family protein: protein MGVQKILSQYIPQGVFIITSKANDKINGMTAAWVSQVSFRPRLLAVSIAPLRYTYELIKQSGLFCINVLGKSQQDLAKHFGFKSGKNVNKFENIPYTFSLNGMPVLKEAIAYFECEVYGECKAGDHIIVIGEVEDFQILKEGEEPLIFNWDDYFGGLEG, encoded by the coding sequence ATGGGAGTCCAAAAAATTTTATCTCAATATATACCTCAAGGTGTATTTATTATTACCTCTAAAGCTAACGATAAAATAAACGGAATGACAGCTGCATGGGTTTCTCAAGTTTCTTTTAGACCTCGTTTATTAGCTGTGTCTATAGCTCCCCTAAGATATACCTATGAGCTTATCAAACAATCAGGGCTTTTTTGTATTAATGTTTTAGGGAAAAGCCAACAAGACCTTGCCAAACACTTTGGGTTTAAGAGCGGAAAAAATGTTAACAAGTTTGAAAACATCCCCTATACTTTTTCGTTAAACGGAATGCCTGTATTAAAAGAAGCCATAGCCTATTTTGAATGTGAGGTTTATGGAGAATGTAAGGCAGGAGATCATATAATAGTAATCGGTGAGGTAGAAGATTTTCAAATCCTTAAAGAAGGAGAGGAACCACTTATTTTTAACTGGGACGACTATTTTGGAGGGCTTGAGGGATAA
- a CDS encoding radical SAM protein, protein MEVDFLLINPWIYDFSAYDFWLKPYGLLYIGGKLRKLGYKLYYLDLLDPFNKDLPKAPKRREFGTGHFYKEPVPKPYFFQDVPRRFYRYGLPFKVFKHKISGLKFKAVLLTCTLTYWYPGLFSVLNFLAKNYSKIPIYIGGIYPKLCKEHLAEFLSQYKDLEVYVVTQNDTEFLTHIKSRFLPSGETFPNEYPIFDLQTQIPYVVLMTSLGCPFNCPYCASKRIYPSYQEKSPEEVWEEVLFWHQNYGVKDFAFYDDALLFNFEKRLKPFLEKVISSGLHLRFHTPNAVHARFINQEVALLLKQAGFTTIRLGLERVENRFDQKVNLDEFLEAVSYLKKAGFSPKELGAYLLYGIPEENFKEVEKAIYFLEKVEISPYLAEFSPIPGTPFFEMAKAVSRYKIEEDPIFHNNSIFPVLKNPNWEEIERIKGLAKAVRQRLTSL, encoded by the coding sequence TTGGAAGTAGATTTTTTACTTATCAACCCCTGGATCTATGATTTTTCTGCCTATGATTTTTGGCTAAAACCCTATGGACTTCTTTATATAGGAGGAAAGCTAAGAAAATTAGGATATAAACTCTATTATTTAGACCTACTTGACCCTTTTAATAAAGACCTCCCTAAAGCTCCCAAAAGGCGAGAATTTGGCACAGGGCATTTTTATAAAGAACCTGTGCCTAAACCCTATTTTTTTCAAGACGTACCAAGAAGGTTTTACCGATATGGACTTCCTTTTAAGGTGTTTAAGCATAAAATATCTGGCCTTAAGTTTAAAGCAGTCCTTCTTACCTGCACCTTAACTTATTGGTATCCCGGTCTTTTTTCTGTGTTAAACTTTTTAGCTAAAAACTATTCTAAAATACCGATTTACATAGGAGGTATCTACCCCAAACTCTGTAAAGAGCACCTTGCTGAGTTTTTATCTCAGTATAAAGACCTTGAGGTTTATGTAGTAACCCAAAACGACACAGAGTTTTTAACCCATATTAAAAGTAGATTTCTACCTTCTGGTGAAACCTTTCCTAATGAATATCCAATTTTTGACCTGCAAACCCAGATTCCCTATGTAGTTCTTATGACCAGTCTGGGTTGTCCCTTTAACTGCCCTTATTGTGCCTCAAAAAGGATTTATCCTTCATATCAAGAAAAATCCCCTGAAGAGGTATGGGAGGAGGTTCTATTTTGGCACCAAAATTATGGAGTAAAAGATTTTGCTTTTTATGATGATGCTTTACTTTTTAACTTTGAAAAAAGGCTAAAACCTTTTTTAGAAAAGGTTATAAGTTCTGGGTTACACTTAAGGTTTCATACCCCTAATGCAGTCCATGCAAGGTTTATCAACCAGGAGGTAGCCTTGCTTTTAAAACAAGCAGGGTTTACAACCATAAGGCTTGGGCTTGAAAGGGTGGAAAACCGCTTTGACCAAAAGGTTAATTTAGATGAATTCTTAGAAGCTGTCTCTTATCTAAAAAAAGCAGGGTTTAGCCCCAAAGAATTAGGGGCTTATCTTCTTTATGGTATTCCTGAAGAAAATTTTAAAGAGGTTGAGAAGGCTATCTATTTTCTTGAAAAAGTAGAAATCTCTCCTTATTTAGCAGAGTTTTCTCCTATCCCAGGAACTCCTTTTTTTGAAATGGCTAAGGCTGTTTCTCGGTATAAAATAGAGGAAGACCCGATTTTTCATAATAATTCTATCTTTCCTGTTTTAAAAAATCCTAATTGGGAAGAAATAGAAAGGATAAAAGGCTTAGCTAAGGCTGTAAGACAAAGGCTAACAAGCCTTTAA